In Arachis stenosperma cultivar V10309 chromosome 1, arast.V10309.gnm1.PFL2, whole genome shotgun sequence, one DNA window encodes the following:
- the LOC130944624 gene encoding pectinesterase/pectinesterase inhibitor PPE8B-like: protein MVLSSTRKEKKPPIMALTFLLMLLHGHFTTMASASRTRLGGSACLKVSPSEFVGAVREVIGLLGDVASILSRFSGGFGNFRLANAILDCLDLLDMSSDELNWSVSATQNPKGKNNSTGNLGSDLKTWLSAALANPETCLDGFEGTSSIVKGLVSSGLGQVTSLVKNLLAKVDVPHHDVSHSAGVDQFPSWVKPGERKLLQANGVAADAVVALDGSGKFTRVMDAIMAAPDYSMKRFVIYVKRGVYNENVEIKKKKWNIMMIGDGIGATVITGNRSVVDGWTTFRSATFAVSGRGFIARDITFQNTAGPEKHQAVALRSDSDLSVFFRCGILGYQDSLYTHTMRQFFRECTISGTVDFIFGDATAVFQKCNVLVKKGLQNQKNTITAQGRKDPNEPTGFSLQFCNVTADSDLVSFVNTTETFLGRPWKTYSRTIFMQNYMSEIIRPQGWLEWNGNFALDTLYYAEYMNTGAGAGLANRVKWPGYHVLNSSSEASNFTVAQFIQGNLWLPSTGVAFTAGLTL from the exons ATGGTTCTTTcttcaacaagaaaagagaaaaagccaCCAATCATGGCACTCACCTTCTTGTTGATGCTTCTCCATGGACACTTCACTACTATGGCCTCTGCTTCTCGCACTCGTTTGGGAGGCTCAGCGTGCCTCAAGGTTTCACCTTCTGAGTTCGTCGGTGCTGTTAGGGAAGTTATTGGCCTCTTGGGAGATGTTGCTTCCATCTTGTCCAGGTTTAGCGGTGGCTTTGGTAATTTCCGTCTCGCCAACGCCATTCTTGACTGTCTTGATTTGTTGGACATGTCCTCCGACGAGCTTAACTGGTCTGTCTCCGCTACTCAAAACCCCAAAG GAAAAAACAACAGTACAGGAAACTTAGGATCCGATTTGAAGACATGGCTAAGTGCTGCCCTGGCAAATCCAGAGACATGCCTCGATGGATTCGAAGGCACAAGCAGTATCGTGAAAGGATTAGTCTCCAGCGGCCTTGGACAAGTGACATCGCTGGTGAAGAATCTCCTTGCAAAGGTTGATGTCCCCCACCATGATGTCTCCCACAGTGCCGGCGTGGACCAGTTTCCTTCGTGGGTGAAGCCGGGGGAGAGGAAGCTTCTGCAGGCAAATGGAGTGGCTGCCGATGCTGTGGTGGCTTTAGATGGAAGTGGAAAGTTCACAAGGGTGATGGATGCGATTATGGCTGCGCCGGATTATAGCATGAAGAGGTTTGTGATTTACGTGAAGAGAGGTGTTTACAATGAGAACGTGGAGattaagaagaagaagtggaaTATCATGATGATCGGAGATGGTATCGGTGCCACTGTTATTACCGGCAACCGGAGTGTTGTTGACGGCTGGACAACTTTCCGATCTGCCACCTTTg CTGTAAGTGGAAGAGGATTCATAGCACGAGACATTACTTTTCAGAACACAGCAGGACCAGAGAAGCACCAAGCAGTGGCACTAAGATCCGATTCCGACCTCTCAGTCTTCTTCCGTTGTGGAATCTTGGGCTACCAAGACAGCCTCTACACTCACACAATGCGTCAATTCTTCAGAGAGTGCACAATCTCCGGCACAGTCGATTTCATCTTTGGCGATGCAACCGCAGTCTTCCAAAAATGCAATGTACTTGTCAAGAAAGGATTACAGAATCAAAAGAACACAATCACCGCACAAGGTAGAAAAGATCCTAATGAACCAACAGGATTCTCGTTACAATTCTGCAACGTAACTGCTGATTCTGACCTAGTTTCTTTTGTTAACACCACGGAGACTTTCTTGGGGAGGCCGTGGAAAACGTATTCAAGAACcatttttatgcaaaattatATGAGCGAGATTATAAGGCCGCAAGGGTGGTTAGAGTGGAACGGTAACTTTGCGTTGGATACACTATATTATGCTGAGTATATGAATACTGGTGCCGGTGCAGGTTTAGCTAACAGAGTCAAATGGCCCGGATACCATGTTTTGAATAGCTCCAGTGAAGCTAGCAATTTTACTGTCGCACAGTTCATTCAAGGAAATTTATGGTTGCCTTCAACTGGTGTAGCATTCACAGCTGGATTAAcgctttaa